A stretch of Pseudomonas sp. LRP2-20 DNA encodes these proteins:
- a CDS encoding GntR family transcriptional regulator, translating into MNEQLQPLKKPARTGKAGRSGTQDDIVYAHIFEAILEQRLAPGTKLSEEALGEIFGVSRTIIRRALSRLAHESVVLLRPNRGAVVASPTVEEARQVFFSRRMVERAITELAVQHATLEQLNELRQMVREERDSFSRGDRGAGIRLSGEFHLKLAEAAGNAPLVSFQRSLVSQTSLIIAQYESGTRSHCSYDEHMQLIDAIEARDAEQAVSLMMHHMDHIDSKLNLDDESASDDLHAVFSHLLKKPKVSAKG; encoded by the coding sequence AGTGGTACCCAGGACGACATCGTCTACGCGCATATTTTCGAGGCCATCCTCGAGCAGCGATTGGCGCCGGGCACCAAGTTGAGCGAGGAAGCGCTGGGCGAGATCTTTGGCGTCAGCCGCACCATCATCCGCCGCGCACTGTCGCGCCTGGCCCATGAAAGCGTGGTGCTGCTGCGGCCCAATCGTGGTGCGGTGGTGGCCAGCCCGACGGTGGAAGAAGCGCGCCAGGTGTTCTTCTCGCGGCGCATGGTCGAACGTGCCATCACCGAGCTGGCCGTGCAGCATGCCACCCTGGAGCAGCTCAACGAACTGCGCCAGATGGTGCGCGAGGAACGCGACAGCTTCTCCCGTGGCGACCGCGGCGCCGGTATCCGCCTTTCTGGCGAGTTCCACCTCAAGTTGGCCGAAGCCGCAGGCAATGCACCGCTGGTCAGCTTCCAGCGCAGCCTGGTGTCGCAGACGTCGCTGATCATTGCCCAGTACGAGAGCGGCACCCGTTCCCATTGCTCCTATGACGAGCACATGCAGCTGATCGATGCCATCGAGGCGCGTGATGCCGAGCAGGCCGTGAGCCTGATGATGCATCACATGGACCATATCGACAGCAAGCTGAACCTGGACGACGAGAGCGCCTCGGACGACCTGCACGCCGTGTTCTCACACTTGCTGAAGAAGCCCAAGGTCTCAGCCAAGGGTTGA